A genomic window from Variovorax paradoxus includes:
- a CDS encoding sensor histidine kinase: protein MAKRPSIRGSFQQLLLFAFLLITALLVGVALRSVLQYDVLMTQSRDAAARALRLSGASQSLAERSAAMERAGRQSLVLNDAVLRRRFDDAAREAHQVLERLEKNGLAPAGIEMWRTQLGVIEGLMSGNADSALARESTMAMQFRELDALNTNLAQQAQFLIETQNDALAKRIENARRRLMREVVAASVLAVVLALAFGIWLARPFKRLENAIVGLGQNRLDEPIDIRGPADVRRVSQQLEWLRLRLTELDADKARFLRHVSHELKTPLAALREGVSLLEDGVTGPLNPAQLEVAQILQQNTVALQGQIEALLRFNAAAFEARELRRERTELLPLIEEQIEAQRLQWQSHGLRVRAEGEPIAMTVDRTKLGTAIANLLSNAIRFSVTGGVITLAVSGTPEAVHIDVNDAGPGIAEGDRDRIFEPFFRGERQPEHTVKGTGIGLSIVQEYIAAHGGRITLQPGGPGARFRIELPRTA from the coding sequence ATGGCGAAGCGACCTTCCATACGGGGCTCTTTCCAGCAGCTCCTGCTGTTTGCCTTCTTGCTGATCACCGCGCTGCTGGTTGGCGTGGCGCTGCGCTCGGTGCTGCAGTACGACGTGCTGATGACGCAAAGCCGCGACGCGGCCGCGCGCGCGCTGCGCCTGTCGGGCGCGTCCCAGTCGCTGGCCGAACGCAGCGCGGCCATGGAGCGCGCGGGGCGCCAGTCGCTGGTGCTCAACGACGCAGTGCTGCGCCGCCGCTTCGACGACGCGGCGCGCGAGGCGCACCAGGTGCTGGAGCGGCTGGAAAAGAACGGCCTCGCGCCCGCCGGCATCGAGATGTGGCGCACCCAGCTCGGCGTGATCGAGGGCCTGATGAGCGGCAACGCCGACAGCGCCCTCGCCCGCGAAAGCACGATGGCCATGCAGTTCCGCGAGCTCGACGCGCTCAACACCAACCTCGCGCAGCAGGCGCAGTTTTTGATCGAAACGCAGAACGACGCGCTGGCCAAGCGCATCGAGAACGCGCGCCGCCGGCTGATGCGCGAAGTGGTCGCCGCCAGTGTGCTCGCGGTGGTGCTGGCGCTGGCCTTCGGCATCTGGCTCGCACGGCCTTTCAAGCGGCTGGAAAACGCCATCGTCGGCCTGGGCCAGAACCGGCTCGACGAGCCCATCGACATCCGCGGCCCGGCCGACGTGCGGCGCGTGTCGCAGCAGCTCGAATGGCTGCGCCTGCGCCTGACCGAGCTCGACGCCGACAAGGCGCGCTTCCTGCGTCACGTGTCGCACGAGCTGAAGACACCGCTGGCCGCGCTGCGCGAGGGCGTGTCGCTGCTCGAAGACGGCGTGACCGGCCCGCTGAACCCGGCGCAGCTCGAAGTGGCGCAGATCCTGCAGCAGAACACCGTGGCGCTGCAGGGCCAGATCGAGGCGCTGCTGCGCTTCAACGCCGCCGCCTTCGAAGCGCGCGAACTGCGCCGCGAACGCACCGAGCTGCTGCCGCTGATCGAGGAACAGATCGAGGCGCAGCGCCTGCAGTGGCAGTCGCACGGCCTGCGCGTGCGCGCCGAGGGCGAGCCCATCGCAATGACGGTCGACCGCACCAAGCTCGGCACCGCAATCGCCAATCTGTTGAGCAACGCCATTCGCTTTTCGGTAACGGGCGGTGTCATCACCCTGGCGGTGTCGGGGACGCCCGAGGCGGTGCACATCGACGTGAACGACGCCGGGCCCGGCATTGCCGAGGGCGACCGCGACCGGATCTTCGAACCCTTCTTCCGCGGCGAACGCCAGCCCGAGCACACGGTGAAAGGCACAGGCATCGGACTTTCCATCGTGCAGGAGTACATTGCAGCCCACGGGGGCCGCATCACTCTGCAGCCCGGCGGTCCCGGTGCTCGCTTTCGCATCGAACTGCCGCGCACGGCCTGA
- the miaB gene encoding tRNA (N6-isopentenyl adenosine(37)-C2)-methylthiotransferase MiaB has product MKKVFIKTFGCQMNEYDSDKMADVLNAAQGYEPTQNVDEADLILFNTCSVREKAQEKVFSDLGRVKHLKAKGVKIGVGGCVASQEGEAIIARAPYVDIVFGPQTLHRLPEMLNDRERLNRPQVDISFPEIEKFDHLPPARVEGATAFVSIMEGCSKYCSYCVVPYTRGEEVNRPLDDVLVEIAGLADQGVREITLLGQNVNAYRGKMGDTAEIADFALLIEYVAEIPGIERIRYTTSHPNEFTPRLIEAYAKVPQLVSHLHLPVQHGSDRILMAMKRGYTAMEYKSTVRKLRAIRPELALSSDFIVGFPGETDDDFNKMMKLIDDCQFDASFSFIFSPRPGTPAAALHDDTPHEVKLARLHTLQAVIDINVKRFGQALVGTTQRVLVEGASRKDANELMGRTACNRVVNFEGDARLVGQMTDLRITRSLAYTLRGEVVTSESSMPALAH; this is encoded by the coding sequence ATGAAAAAAGTATTCATCAAGACCTTCGGCTGCCAGATGAACGAGTACGACTCGGACAAGATGGCCGACGTGCTCAACGCAGCCCAGGGCTACGAGCCCACGCAGAACGTGGACGAGGCCGACCTCATCCTGTTCAACACCTGCTCGGTGCGCGAGAAGGCCCAGGAGAAGGTGTTCTCCGACCTCGGCCGCGTGAAGCACCTGAAGGCCAAGGGCGTGAAGATCGGCGTGGGCGGCTGTGTGGCGAGCCAGGAGGGCGAGGCCATCATCGCGCGCGCTCCCTACGTCGACATCGTGTTCGGACCGCAGACGCTGCACCGCCTGCCCGAGATGCTGAACGACCGCGAGCGCCTGAACCGCCCGCAGGTGGACATCAGCTTCCCCGAGATCGAGAAGTTCGACCACCTTCCGCCCGCGCGCGTCGAGGGCGCGACGGCCTTCGTGTCGATCATGGAAGGCTGCTCCAAGTACTGCAGCTACTGCGTGGTGCCCTACACCCGCGGCGAGGAAGTGAACCGCCCCCTCGACGACGTGCTGGTCGAGATCGCCGGCCTGGCCGACCAGGGCGTGCGCGAGATCACGCTGCTGGGCCAGAACGTGAATGCCTACCGCGGCAAGATGGGCGACACCGCCGAAATTGCCGACTTCGCGCTGCTGATCGAATACGTCGCCGAGATCCCCGGCATCGAGCGCATCCGCTACACCACGAGCCACCCGAACGAGTTCACGCCGCGGCTGATCGAGGCCTACGCGAAGGTGCCGCAACTCGTGAGCCACCTGCACCTGCCGGTACAGCACGGCAGCGACCGCATCCTGATGGCGATGAAACGCGGCTACACCGCCATGGAATACAAGAGCACGGTGCGCAAGCTGCGCGCCATCCGCCCCGAACTTGCACTCTCCAGCGACTTCATCGTCGGCTTCCCCGGCGAGACCGACGACGACTTCAACAAGATGATGAAGCTGATCGACGACTGCCAGTTCGACGCCAGCTTCAGCTTCATCTTCAGCCCGCGCCCCGGCACACCTGCAGCCGCGCTGCACGACGACACGCCGCACGAGGTGAAGCTCGCGCGACTGCACACGCTGCAGGCCGTGATCGACATCAACGTGAAGCGCTTCGGCCAGGCGCTGGTCGGCACGACGCAGCGCGTGCTGGTGGAAGGCGCCTCGCGCAAGGACGCGAACGAGCTCATGGGCCGCACTGCCTGCAACCGCGTCGTCAACTTCGAAGGCGACGCAAGGCTCGTTGGCCAGATGACCGATCTGCGCATCACCCGCTCGCTGGCCTACACGCTGCGCGGCGAGGTCGTCACGAGCGAATCGTCGATGCCGGCGCTCGCCCACTGA
- a CDS encoding cytochrome C assembly family protein produces the protein MILAIPSPLGVALGIATAVAYGFVAGAGAKLSRQSTQWALGIAWILHAAVLAHGLIGSEPRFGFAPALSVTAWLVLTVYAVESRMYPQLKVRRALAWLGAAAVLLAILFPGTPLHVTASPWLPLHLALGIASYGLFGAAVVHAWLITRAEKQIRLATAEPQGGVPLLTLERLTFRFVTAGFVLLSATLLAGLLFSEQLYGAAGRVWKWDHKTIFSVLAWITFAILLIGRARFGWRGRTARRVLYAGSALLLLAYVGSRFVLEVVLARPPV, from the coding sequence ATGATTTTAGCGATCCCCTCCCCGCTCGGCGTGGCGCTGGGCATCGCCACCGCGGTTGCCTACGGTTTCGTTGCCGGTGCCGGTGCCAAACTGAGCCGGCAATCGACCCAGTGGGCCCTCGGAATTGCGTGGATTCTGCATGCCGCCGTGCTGGCCCACGGCCTCATCGGCAGCGAGCCGCGCTTCGGTTTCGCACCCGCCCTGTCGGTCACCGCGTGGCTGGTACTCACCGTCTACGCGGTCGAAAGCCGCATGTATCCCCAATTGAAGGTGCGGCGTGCGCTCGCCTGGCTGGGCGCGGCCGCGGTGCTGCTGGCCATTCTGTTTCCCGGTACGCCGCTGCACGTCACGGCCTCGCCGTGGCTGCCGCTGCATCTGGCGCTGGGCATTGCGTCGTACGGCCTGTTCGGCGCCGCCGTCGTGCACGCCTGGCTGATCACCCGTGCCGAAAAGCAGATCCGCCTGGCCACCGCCGAGCCGCAAGGCGGCGTGCCGCTGCTCACGCTCGAACGGCTCACTTTCCGTTTCGTCACCGCTGGTTTCGTGCTGCTGTCGGCCACGCTGCTGGCCGGCCTGCTGTTCAGCGAGCAGCTGTACGGTGCCGCCGGCCGTGTCTGGAAGTGGGACCACAAGACCATCTTCTCGGTGCTTGCCTGGATCACCTTCGCGATCCTTTTGATCGGCCGGGCCCGTTTCGGCTGGCGCGGCCGCACTGCGCGCCGCGTGCTGTACGCCGGCTCGGCCCTGTTGCTGCTGGCCTACGTGGGTTCACGCTTCGTGCTCGAAGTGGTGCTTGCGCGTCCTCCCGTCTGA
- the ffh gene encoding signal recognition particle protein — translation MATALTEKFSRLVKTMSGQARITESNVQDMLREVRMALLEADVALPVVRDFVARVKEKSLGQEVLGSLKPGQALVGIVNRELAATMGEGVSDINLAAQPPAVILMAGLQGAGKTTTTAKLAKHLIEKRKKKVLTVSGDVYRPAAIEQLKTVTKQAGAEWFPSTPDQKPLDIARAALDHAKRHYFDVLLVDTAGRLAIDEVLMTEIKQLHAALDPVETLFVVDAMQGQDAINTAKAFKEALPLTGIILTKTDGDSRGGAALSVRQVTGVPIKFAGTSEKIDGLEVFDAERHAGRILGMGDIVALVEQVTAGVDVAAAQKLAAKVKSGAGFDLNDFLGQLQQMKQMGGLSSLMDKLPQQMAAKATEADMTRAERDIRRKEGIIQSMTPLERRKPELLKATRKRRIAAGAGVQVQEVNRLLNEFEQMQGMMKKMKGAGLMKMMKKMGGMKGMGGMGGPGGPKLPF, via the coding sequence ATGGCCACCGCCCTCACAGAAAAGTTCTCCCGCCTCGTCAAGACGATGAGCGGCCAGGCCCGCATCACCGAAAGCAATGTGCAGGACATGCTGCGCGAAGTGCGCATGGCGCTGCTGGAGGCCGACGTGGCGCTGCCCGTGGTGCGCGACTTCGTCGCCCGCGTGAAAGAGAAGTCGCTCGGCCAGGAAGTGCTGGGCTCGCTCAAGCCGGGCCAGGCGCTGGTCGGCATCGTCAACCGCGAACTCGCCGCGACCATGGGCGAGGGCGTGTCTGACATCAACCTCGCAGCCCAGCCGCCAGCGGTGATCCTGATGGCCGGCCTGCAGGGCGCGGGCAAGACCACCACCACCGCCAAGCTCGCCAAGCACCTGATCGAGAAGCGCAAGAAGAAGGTGCTCACGGTGTCGGGCGACGTGTATCGCCCCGCCGCCATCGAGCAGCTCAAGACCGTAACCAAGCAGGCCGGCGCCGAGTGGTTCCCGAGCACGCCCGACCAGAAGCCGCTGGACATCGCGCGCGCCGCGCTCGACCACGCCAAGCGCCACTACTTCGACGTGCTGCTGGTCGACACCGCCGGCCGCCTCGCCATCGACGAAGTGCTGATGACCGAAATCAAGCAGCTGCATGCGGCGCTCGACCCGGTCGAAACCCTGTTCGTGGTCGATGCCATGCAGGGCCAGGACGCGATCAACACCGCCAAGGCCTTCAAGGAAGCGCTGCCGCTCACCGGCATCATCCTGACCAAGACCGATGGCGATTCGCGCGGCGGCGCGGCGCTGTCGGTGCGCCAGGTCACTGGCGTGCCGATCAAGTTCGCGGGCACCAGCGAGAAGATCGACGGCCTGGAAGTGTTCGACGCCGAGCGCCATGCCGGCCGCATTCTGGGCATGGGCGACATCGTCGCGCTGGTCGAGCAGGTCACGGCAGGCGTTGACGTGGCGGCGGCGCAGAAGCTCGCCGCCAAGGTCAAGAGCGGCGCGGGCTTCGACCTCAACGACTTCCTCGGCCAGCTGCAGCAGATGAAGCAGATGGGCGGCCTCTCGAGCTTGATGGACAAGCTGCCGCAGCAGATGGCCGCCAAGGCCACCGAGGCCGACATGACCCGTGCCGAGCGCGACATCCGCCGCAAGGAAGGGATCATCCAGAGCATGACGCCGCTGGAGCGCCGCAAGCCCGAGCTGCTGAAGGCCACGCGCAAGCGCCGCATCGCGGCCGGCGCCGGCGTGCAGGTCCAGGAAGTGAACCGCCTGCTCAACGAGTTCGAGCAGATGCAGGGGATGATGAAGAAGATGAAGGGTGCCGGCCTCATGAAGATGATGAAGAAGATGGGCGGCATGAAGGGCATGGGCGGAATGGGTGGGCCCGGCGGCCCGAAGCTGCCGTTCTAG
- the mdoH gene encoding glucans biosynthesis glucosyltransferase MdoH codes for MKPNDFSQLNVLADTDFSHRSPVREERHPNSVTAPPVNRGSMAPRPWRGFWNSLGTAALVKLGAGRDTEAGVHDARQAKQPWQRAAAQRRFAFMMLTLLSTVIASSLFASVQPDYDNLWLEYGQIGLYGLLSGWVVTGFVTALMGFYVSVRGDKHALSAKQVVNHPMNPEARTAIIMPICNEDVATVFAGLRATCESVAATGHAKQFDVFVLSDSYNPETAAAERAAWEDLRAALAESPNQPQVEVYYRLRTRRTHRKAGNVADFCRRWGKDYRYMVVLDADSVMSGDCLTSMVKLMEANPTAGIIQTATQAIGHVTLHARAQQFASRVTGRLFTLGMQFWQLGESHYWGHNAIIRVEPFMKHCALAPIKGTGGMSGGIMSHDFVEAALMRRAGYNVWLVSDLVGSYEQQPPDLLAELQRDRRWCQGNLQNARLMAEPGIHPVHRAMFVTGTMAYVSAPLWLAFLTLGTALWLSGSSLVSSWSVLPSELAGLWIWTLCLLFLPRVLGIAAVLMRGEQRQYGGVWGLVKSSVMESGLAIVQAPVRMLAHSLFVLVALTGIKLDWKSPPREAAAVPWKVAASQLAPMTLVIAMLAVGVAMIDPSALIWLMPVGLPLLLAIPLTVLTSQIALGTTLRDRGYLLIPEESRSPAVLRRAWMHAVRLARPALATA; via the coding sequence ATGAAGCCGAACGACTTCTCCCAACTGAATGTGCTGGCCGATACCGATTTTTCGCACCGCAGCCCGGTCCGCGAAGAACGCCATCCCAACTCGGTCACCGCTCCCCCCGTCAACCGCGGTTCCATGGCACCCCGCCCCTGGCGCGGTTTCTGGAACAGCCTCGGCACCGCCGCGCTGGTCAAGCTCGGCGCGGGCCGTGACACCGAAGCCGGCGTCCACGACGCCCGGCAGGCCAAGCAACCCTGGCAGCGCGCAGCCGCACAGCGCCGCTTCGCCTTCATGATGCTCACGCTGCTGAGCACCGTGATCGCGTCGTCGCTGTTCGCCAGCGTGCAACCCGACTACGACAACCTCTGGCTCGAATACGGCCAGATCGGTCTCTACGGCCTGCTTTCGGGCTGGGTCGTGACCGGCTTCGTGACCGCGCTCATGGGCTTCTACGTCTCCGTGCGCGGTGACAAGCACGCCCTCTCGGCGAAACAGGTGGTCAACCACCCGATGAACCCCGAGGCACGCACCGCGATCATCATGCCGATCTGCAACGAAGACGTGGCCACCGTGTTCGCCGGCCTGCGCGCCACCTGCGAATCAGTCGCGGCCACCGGCCACGCCAAGCAGTTCGACGTGTTCGTGCTGTCCGACAGCTACAACCCCGAGACCGCCGCCGCCGAGCGCGCCGCCTGGGAAGACCTGCGCGCCGCCCTGGCCGAGAGCCCGAACCAGCCGCAAGTCGAGGTGTACTACCGCCTGCGCACCCGCCGCACGCACCGCAAGGCCGGCAACGTGGCCGACTTCTGCCGCCGCTGGGGCAAGGACTACCGCTACATGGTCGTGCTCGACGCCGACTCGGTGATGAGCGGCGACTGCCTGACCTCGATGGTCAAGCTGATGGAAGCCAACCCCACCGCCGGCATCATCCAGACCGCGACGCAGGCCATCGGCCACGTCACGCTGCACGCCCGCGCACAGCAATTCGCTTCCCGCGTGACGGGCCGCCTGTTCACGCTGGGCATGCAGTTCTGGCAACTGGGCGAATCGCACTACTGGGGCCACAACGCCATCATCCGCGTCGAACCCTTCATGAAGCATTGCGCGCTGGCCCCGATCAAGGGCACCGGCGGCATGTCGGGCGGCATCATGTCGCACGACTTCGTCGAAGCTGCGCTGATGCGCCGCGCCGGCTACAACGTGTGGCTGGTGTCCGACCTGGTCGGCAGCTACGAACAGCAACCGCCGGACCTGCTGGCCGAACTGCAGCGCGACCGCCGCTGGTGCCAGGGCAACCTGCAGAACGCCCGCCTGATGGCCGAGCCCGGCATCCACCCGGTGCACCGCGCGATGTTCGTGACCGGCACCATGGCGTATGTCTCGGCTCCGCTGTGGCTCGCATTCCTGACGCTGGGCACGGCCCTGTGGCTGAGCGGCTCGAGCCTCGTGTCGAGCTGGAGCGTGCTGCCCTCCGAACTGGCCGGCCTGTGGATCTGGACCCTGTGCCTGCTGTTCCTGCCGCGCGTGCTGGGCATCGCCGCCGTGCTGATGCGCGGCGAGCAACGCCAGTACGGCGGTGTGTGGGGCCTGGTGAAGAGCTCGGTGATGGAAAGCGGCCTTGCCATCGTGCAAGCCCCGGTCCGCATGCTGGCCCACTCGCTGTTCGTGCTGGTCGCCCTCACCGGCATCAAGCTCGACTGGAAGTCGCCCCCGCGTGAAGCCGCTGCCGTGCCGTGGAAGGTCGCTGCCTCGCAGCTGGCCCCCATGACGCTGGTAATCGCCATGCTGGCCGTCGGCGTCGCAATGATCGACCCGAGCGCGCTGATCTGGCTCATGCCCGTTGGCCTGCCGCTGCTGCTGGCGATCCCGCTGACCGTGCTGACCAGCCAGATCGCGCTGGGTACCACGCTGCGCGACCGCGGCTATCTGCTGATTCCCGAGGAATCGCGTTCGCCGGCCGTGCTGCGCCGCGCATGGATGCATGCGGTGCGCCTGGCGCGCCCGGCACTGGCAACCGCCTGA
- a CDS encoding AAA family ATPase yields MTYDNLRALVPTLDKGTDWAQCCDLLPALLRLEETPQDPYYHAEGNVGIHTRMVLDALMQDAHYRRADADGRFVLFMACLLHDIAKPDTTVIDEASGRIGQPGHSRRGAVDVRVLMWKARVPFALREAVCRIIAVHQVPFHAFASRKGVRPEWLVHKLSWELSLPDLCCVARCDMLGRHYEKRADSMADIALFEELAQEEGCWEGPRKMVDAHTRLAYFRGADTSPDYPLFQTPGSRVTVMCGLPASGKNHWVAQHRKGWPVVSFDDARGELGLKHGENDGLAAHHAVDQAKALLRKQERFVWNATHLSQQMRTKTLDLLWAYHAQIELVYLEAPHAELMRRNRERDTTLSNAGIERMLHRWELPAPVEAHETVYEVQT; encoded by the coding sequence ATGACATACGACAATCTGCGCGCCCTGGTGCCCACGCTCGACAAAGGCACCGACTGGGCGCAGTGCTGCGACCTGCTGCCGGCCTTGCTGCGCCTCGAAGAGACGCCGCAAGATCCTTACTACCACGCCGAAGGCAACGTCGGCATCCATACGCGCATGGTGCTCGACGCGCTGATGCAGGACGCGCACTACCGGCGCGCCGATGCCGACGGCCGCTTCGTGCTGTTCATGGCCTGCCTGCTGCACGACATCGCCAAGCCCGACACCACGGTGATCGACGAAGCCAGCGGCCGCATCGGCCAGCCCGGCCACTCGCGCCGCGGTGCGGTCGACGTGCGGGTGCTGATGTGGAAGGCCCGCGTGCCTTTCGCGCTGCGCGAAGCCGTCTGCCGAATCATCGCCGTGCACCAGGTGCCGTTCCACGCCTTCGCCTCGCGCAAGGGCGTGCGGCCGGAGTGGCTGGTGCACAAGCTCTCATGGGAGCTGAGCCTGCCCGACCTGTGCTGTGTGGCGCGCTGCGACATGCTCGGCCGCCACTACGAGAAGCGCGCGGACAGCATGGCCGACATCGCGCTCTTCGAAGAGCTGGCACAGGAAGAAGGCTGCTGGGAAGGCCCGCGAAAAATGGTCGACGCCCACACGCGCCTGGCCTACTTCCGCGGCGCCGACACCAGCCCCGACTACCCGCTGTTCCAGACGCCGGGCTCACGGGTGACGGTGATGTGCGGCCTGCCGGCCAGCGGCAAGAACCACTGGGTGGCACAGCACCGCAAGGGCTGGCCGGTGGTGTCCTTCGACGATGCGCGCGGCGAGCTGGGCCTGAAGCACGGCGAGAACGACGGGCTCGCGGCACATCACGCGGTCGACCAGGCGAAGGCGTTGCTGCGCAAGCAGGAGCGCTTCGTCTGGAACGCGACGCACCTGAGCCAGCAGATGCGTACCAAGACGCTCGACCTGCTGTGGGCCTACCACGCGCAGATCGAACTGGTGTACCTGGAAGCGCCGCACGCCGAGCTGATGCGCCGCAACCGCGAGCGCGACACGACGCTGTCGAACGCGGGCATCGAACGGATGCTGCATCGCTGGGAGTTGCCCGCACCCGTTGAAGCGCACGAGACGGTCTACGAAGTGCAGACCTGA
- a CDS encoding sigma 54-interacting transcriptional regulator, producing MSTSGARLLVVDDDPDMLRLLSMRLSSAGYQVTAVTSAETALTQLEIEHPQLVLSDVRLPGRDGLQLFDEIRKRHPSLPVILLTAHGTIPDAVEATARGVFTYLTKPYDGRELLDKIAQALALGAPATTPSKAGDDSWRAEIVSRSNRMAELLAEARMVAKSDASVLLRGDSGAGKELLARAIHKASARADKPFVAVNCGAIPEALLESELFGHMKGAFTDAHANHKGLFQQADGGTLLLDEIGDMPPALQVKLLRVLQERAVRPLGASQSIEVDVRIVSATHRDLDAAMEAGQFREDLYYRLNVVTLTLPPLSARREDIPLLANHFLQRLSTKYGKRLSGFAPEALKALTTAAWPGNVRQLFNVVEQVCALSSSPLIPLALVQRALRVPTVEVQTYAEAKQRFERDYLVGLLKLTDGNVADAARLADRNRTEFYRLLQKHELTPGHFKADAVAPGGDPVAE from the coding sequence ATGAGCACCTCTGGCGCCCGTCTTCTCGTGGTCGACGACGACCCGGACATGCTGCGGCTGCTCTCGATGCGGCTGAGCTCGGCGGGCTACCAGGTCACGGCCGTCACATCGGCCGAGACGGCGCTCACGCAGCTGGAAATCGAGCATCCGCAACTCGTGCTGAGCGACGTGCGCCTGCCCGGGCGCGACGGCCTCCAGCTGTTCGACGAGATCCGCAAGCGCCACCCTTCGCTGCCGGTGATTCTGCTCACCGCGCACGGCACCATTCCCGACGCGGTCGAGGCCACGGCGCGGGGCGTGTTCACCTACCTCACCAAGCCCTACGACGGCCGCGAGCTGCTCGACAAGATCGCGCAGGCGCTGGCGCTTGGCGCCCCCGCCACCACGCCGAGCAAGGCCGGCGACGACAGCTGGCGCGCCGAGATCGTGAGCCGCAGCAACCGCATGGCCGAGCTGCTGGCTGAAGCGCGCATGGTCGCCAAGTCAGATGCTTCCGTGCTGCTGCGCGGCGATTCCGGCGCCGGCAAGGAGCTGCTGGCGCGCGCCATCCACAAGGCCAGCGCGCGCGCCGACAAGCCCTTCGTGGCCGTGAACTGCGGCGCCATTCCGGAAGCGCTGCTCGAGTCGGAGCTGTTCGGCCACATGAAGGGTGCCTTCACTGACGCCCACGCGAATCACAAGGGCCTGTTCCAGCAGGCCGACGGCGGCACGCTGCTGCTCGACGAAATCGGGGACATGCCGCCCGCCCTGCAGGTCAAGCTGCTGCGCGTGCTGCAGGAGCGCGCGGTGCGGCCGCTGGGCGCGAGCCAGTCGATCGAGGTCGACGTGCGCATCGTCTCGGCCACCCATCGCGACCTCGACGCCGCAATGGAAGCCGGCCAGTTCCGCGAAGACCTGTATTACCGCCTGAACGTGGTGACGCTCACGCTGCCGCCGCTGTCGGCACGGCGCGAAGACATTCCGCTGCTGGCCAATCACTTCCTGCAGCGCCTGTCGACCAAGTACGGCAAGCGGCTGTCGGGCTTTGCGCCCGAGGCGCTGAAGGCGCTGACCACGGCCGCCTGGCCAGGCAACGTGCGCCAGCTGTTCAACGTGGTCGAGCAGGTCTGCGCGCTGTCGAGCTCGCCGCTGATTCCGCTGGCGCTGGTGCAGCGGGCGCTGCGCGTGCCGACGGTCGAAGTCCAGACGTATGCCGAAGCCAAGCAGCGTTTCGAGCGCGATTACCTCGTCGGCCTGCTGAAACTGACGGACGGCAACGTGGCCGACGCGGCCCGCCTGGCCGACCGCAACCGCACGGAGTTCTACCGGCTTTTGCAGAAGCACGAACTCACGCCGGGCCACTTCAAGGCCGACGCTGTCGCTCCGGGCGGGGACCCTGTCGCCGAGTAG
- a CDS encoding RNA ligase family protein, whose amino-acid sequence MFPLSSSLSSIPLLKYPRTAHLEGSRLQAGDTDDGQTPLSALHGQHVVIEEKLDGANAAVSFTSAGELLLQSRGHYLAGGAGERQFNLFKHWAAAHEAALLERLEDRYVMYGEWCFAKHSCWYDRLPAFFLEFDIYDRQAQRFLSTPARHALLAGSPVLPVPVLYEGEMPRHAKALRALVRPSLARSADWKTAFEDAVAHEGQPLDLVRQQTDLSDLAEGLYLKTESNGQVTGRYKWVRPDFVQTILDSGSHHSRRPVLPNRLAPGADLYAPTPLVTWQDLGLGTLRDPAELATQGRPR is encoded by the coding sequence GTGTTCCCTCTCTCTTCTTCTCTTTCATCGATTCCGCTGCTCAAGTACCCGCGTACTGCGCATCTGGAAGGCTCGCGCCTGCAGGCGGGCGATACCGACGACGGCCAGACGCCGTTGTCGGCGCTGCATGGCCAGCACGTGGTCATCGAGGAAAAACTCGATGGCGCCAATGCGGCCGTGTCGTTCACTTCGGCGGGCGAACTGCTGCTGCAATCGCGCGGCCACTACCTCGCAGGCGGTGCGGGCGAGCGACAGTTCAACCTGTTCAAGCACTGGGCCGCCGCCCATGAGGCGGCGCTGCTGGAGCGCCTCGAAGACCGCTACGTGATGTACGGCGAATGGTGCTTTGCCAAGCACAGCTGCTGGTACGACCGGCTGCCGGCCTTCTTCCTGGAGTTCGACATCTACGACCGGCAGGCGCAGCGCTTTCTCTCCACGCCAGCGCGGCATGCGCTGCTCGCTGGCAGCCCTGTGCTGCCGGTGCCCGTGCTCTACGAAGGCGAGATGCCGCGCCATGCCAAAGCACTGCGTGCCCTTGTGCGGCCTTCGCTGGCACGCAGCGCGGACTGGAAGACGGCCTTCGAGGACGCGGTGGCGCACGAAGGCCAGCCGCTCGATCTCGTGCGCCAGCAGACCGACTTGTCCGATCTGGCCGAGGGCCTGTACCTCAAGACCGAATCGAACGGGCAGGTGACGGGCCGCTACAAGTGGGTGCGCCCGGACTTCGTCCAGACCATCCTCGACTCGGGCTCGCACCACAGCCGTCGGCCGGTGCTGCCCAACCGGCTCGCGCCGGGCGCCGATCTCTATGCACCGACACCGCTGGTCACCTGGCAAGACCTGGGGCTGGGCACCTTGCGCGACCCCGCCGAACTCGCAACCCAAGGGAGGCCGCGATGA
- a CDS encoding PP0621 family protein, which yields MKYLLVLAVLWVAIWLWRKNRREEMRDAMRERAAKAQQRPPAPAGPPQAMVRCAHCGLHLPATDAIAGPGGSVYCSTAHREAATPQ from the coding sequence ATGAAATACCTCCTCGTCCTCGCGGTGCTCTGGGTCGCGATCTGGCTCTGGCGCAAGAATCGCCGCGAAGAAATGCGCGACGCCATGCGCGAGCGCGCGGCCAAGGCGCAGCAGCGCCCCCCCGCACCAGCCGGCCCGCCGCAGGCCATGGTGCGCTGCGCCCATTGCGGCTTGCACCTGCCGGCGACCGACGCCATCGCCGGCCCCGGCGGCTCGGTCTATTGCAGCACCGCGCACCGCGAAGCCGCAACGCCCCAATGA